The sequence CATTgccatttaattaatttatttacttttatatgcCGAGGAGTAACTGTCTCCTGATATCACGGGCCTATTGCACCGTCTTCCAactttcatttaatttaattatatccCACCACAATACACtccaatttcaattttaaataactatccgtctaattaaattttaaagtgaATTAATATTCCTATTTTTGtgacttattattattattattattattattattattattattattatttcacaTGATTTCGAATAATTAGTTATAGTTTTGTCGGggtatgtatttttatatatattagatatttatCCGTGCATTATACGACcgttattattgttttaattataaaatcaaacttgcagatgtaatttaatagatttttaatatttaatattaacttataaatacttaaaaagataatagcaaactaactatttctaaatacatgtcaaaataaaaactatacgTATCAAAAAGAGAGGAAATGAAATATTTCAATGATTTTTCATCGAATGACTattcatctatttatttaaatgtaaataGCAGCAAGAAAGAAAGTTCTATGGAAAAACGGCAGTTCAATTCGATCTTATCCAATGTGGAATTAGGATACAGGTGTAGGCTAAGTCAATCGATAGATAGTTTCAGTCCTCTTGAAAATACCAGTGTAAGCGAAGACCCGATTTTAAATGATACAGATAAAAACACCCGTAGTTGGAGTAATAGTGACAGCTCTAGTTACAGTAATGTTGATCGTTTAGTCGGCGCCAGAGACATTCGGAATttcgagagagagagagatgaaaCGTTACGTGTGAAATActaaactattattatttttacattttcGTGAAGTTTAGACTTAGTGGTCACATGCAAATTAAGCCTTTCAATTTCTGCAAAGATCAATACGttgagtttaatttatatataatacagCATGTAAATGTTTTCACATGGCATTCCTTACAAATTTGTTGAACCTTATCTTCAATATCTTGTGATCCAATTCTTGCGACTTTGAAAATTATCCacttcttttttcaaattttgcatgtatattaaattctacaaatctttaaacttttaaatcgCTACATAATTAATACCCATTCAATTGATTAGTTAATTAgtattttgaaattgtttgAATCACTCTAGCTACTATAATTACCTcagcattttaattttttgatatctaTATgcatttacatatatataatacaaaagaaatatttactCATAGGATGTAATTGAATtagtttataatataattcatttaaatataaatctaattttcaaAGTACACCTCTATTATAATATTCAATCATTAGatatagtttaatttgatttaattgaaaaagtCCAAAAAATATTACCtgactatatttttatttaaaatttttattataaagaaatatttactgcttcaatttctatatttttattaatcatataatactattattaaaGTTGAAAGTTATAATAAACACtggttattattttaaatgtgatataagtatttattttatttttaaattagctcaatttaattaaaatattaaatatgtagttaaataaatcaaaattagagttgaatattattaaatttaaaatttaaatattcaattcatattataataatttgtatCACTAAAAGAGTTTactctcattttaaatttagtaattatattatcttttattaaaataataataaaagattaattattaatatttaagtgcataaaacatgtaagaaaactaatatatacTAGTTGACatacaataaattttagtatatatttataattttaacatataagCTTAGAATGATGTATagatttatcatataattaaattatcaaataataagttatttattaaaaaaaaaatttaattttataaaatattttaattatatttttatcgtTTATCTATATATGTtgaaatacaaaatttatctaacatgtacttattttacataataaaagaatttttgctATTTATTCTGAACTCATAAAtgtattgaaatattttaaattttaaaattttaaattattatattgataatattttaatataattaatatattaaattatttttaattagatgataattttaattttaaaaatagtatataattaatattttagttgataaattactttttagttaaataataatctttaatgctaaaagaaataattttaaaataaacgtGAAATTTCGGATACTCTTCCTAGCTTAATTGTAAGTTTGTTTGATAATTCTAAAAAAGCGTAGCAATTATATTTAAGTgctaattaaatatgtaatttagaattagataaatattttaacgtatttttgtatttactacattagttttaaaaatataatttcttaataaaatacttaaaaataatttaaattattactatttttaaatacaaaaaataatcacaaatattaaacttttgtttacttttctattgatatttatataattatttataactaagATATGAAAAATCTATAGATGAAGCTTCTATCATTTATgtatgatttgattttttgtaCACTgccttttctaatttttaatggGTTTCgaagaaaaaaattctttatcGGTCCATacatttctaaaatttaaaataaaatcaaatatctaattagaaatcatataaaattcCAACATCTACTCCGGAAGAAAGATTCTATACCCAATAGATAATCTCTGGATGCGCAAAATTTTCCAAGAagtaattactaattaaataaaaacgttattaattaatttgttaaactctaatgattagaatataatttttagttaaaaaagagagaattatCTATATGAAGTCGTTAAATGCACGCGCTAATAAAAACGCGTGGGATATTCGGGTTCCAGAACAGACCTGATATTAGCTGAGTTGTTTTTCCAATTTCCTCTTCGAATTAGACTCTTTTAAATTGGATCCGAATTCTGcagtttctttttaatatatttttccctTTATTTTCGTCTTAACAAAAATCCTCTTGTTTTAGGGTTTTCTCTGCAATCCCTAAATTCTTGATCGAAATTGAAAGGGAAAAAAGGGGAAAGATGTGGGTAGCGAGATGGATGATAATAGGGTTAGTATAATTAGGAAGGTGTTGAAATCAATTTACAAGAAGAATTTGGCAATGGAATTGGAATTAGAGatgagttattttatatttggatGCCGATTCCGATTCCAGTCGGCATTCGATTCTTATTCCATAGCTTGTGAAGCCTTCTCTGAACATTTTAATCAACAACAAAAACAACTTCGATTTTCTTCTGTTAAAACCATACTGCTTTAATATTtgctagtttttttttttttttttttaaatagttctTTCGGTGGCGCGTCTTTTGTTTGGCTCTgctattactttatttttttggtagAAAATGGATTTCTGTTCGCGCGACGATGATGATTCTGAGTTTGAAGAGAAAGACCCTACTGGAAGATACGTTAGGGTATGGATTTTATCCCTTTTATATTTGGtagctaataaaattttacaatttattagaaagtttccatttttttttaaatcttatgtttcaatttttgtttgtttaggCTCAGCTGAGAAGAGATACTGAATCCCCTTAAATTGCGTAGTAGCCAAATGAATTAGGAAATAAGAATTAGTTATGATGCTATTTCTTGGTATCAAGAATACAGTAGGGAATAGAGACTACTATCTCAATGCTTTGTTGAGTTTGCTtgtgttttctattattagatttagtgataccatctttttttttttaattacttttccAGTATGATGAAGTCTTGGGAAAAGGTGCATTCAAGACTGTGTATGGTTCTGCAACCCTCTCCGTCCTTTAttattgtcattttttatcaatttgttGACTTGGATTGTTGCGTGTGTTTGTTTccttttatattatgattagATATAAGGCATTTGATGAAATTAATGGAATTGAAGTGGCATGGAATCAAGTGAGTGTTGAAGATGTGTTGCAGTCTCCAGACCAGCTGGAGAGATTATATTCAGAGGTTCATCTGCTCAAGTCATTGAAACATGAAAATATCATGAAATTCTACAATTCTTGGGTGGATGATAATAACAAGACTATTAACATGATAACAGAATTGTTCACTTCTGGGAGTCTGAGGAAGTGAGTTTCTTTCCCTATAGCATATTTTCCATTcccatcttttttatttgtcttCTGTGGTGTCTTATGTAATTCCATTTCTGCATTTGGGATTTAGATACCGTAAGAAGCATAAGAATGTTGATATCAAGGCCATCAAAAACTGGGCTAGACAAATTCTTCGAGGTTTACACTATTTGCACAGTCACAATCCTCCTATCATCCATCGTGATTTGAAATGCGACAATGTTTTTGTTAATGGAAACAATGGAGAAGTTAAGATCGGAGATCTTGGACTAGCAACTGTCATGCAGCAGCCTACAGCCCGAAGTGTTATTGGTAATGGCTTCATCTTCTCTacaattagaataattaagaTTCTGGTCAAACCACCTTACGTTGACACTTGCTTTTTGTTACTGATTTTACAGGTACTCCTGAGTTCATGGCTCCAGAGCTCTATGAAGAGGAATATAACGAACTTGTTGACATCTATTCTTTTGGAATGTGCATATTGGAGATGGTTACTTGTGAATACCCATATAGTGAATGCAAGAACCCAGCACAAATATATAAGAAGGTTACCTCGGTGAGTTTGAGTTTTTATGGGCATCTTCAGTGAGTGATTTAATTCACTTTCAATTGGTTTCTTATCATTTTTATCATCTTCTTTTATTGCAGGGCATAAAGCCTGCTTCTCTTTGTAAAGTGAATGACCCCCTAGTTAAGCGATTCATAGAGAAGTGTATAGTTCCAGCATCTATGAGATTGCCTGCATTAGAGCTCTTGAAAGATCCTTTCTTAGCGACTGAAAATCCAAAGGAACTTGTTTTTGCTTCTTTGCATTTACCAGATCTTATGCTCAAGCAAGTCAGCCGTGGGCAATCAGAATCCTATCCCATGGATATTGACTCTAACCACAAGAAGCTTTCTGTAGGTTCTTGTACCAAAAGCATGGATGAGTCTTTGCATTTTTCTACTTCAGAATTTCAGAGGCTGACAGTGAAAAATGAGTTCAGGTTAAGAGGAGAGAAAAACGATGATAATACAATTTCATTAACTCTGCGGATTGTTGATCGATGTGGTGAGCTTTTTTTTAACCTTTAGAAAGTCatacaaattttgattttcctttttctgacAATGGTTTTCTTGTAACAGGTGGAGTAAAGAATATCCATTTTACATTTTACCTCGATTCTGATACTACTCTTTCGATAGCTGAAGAGATGGTTGAACAGCTTGATTTGTCAAATGAAGATGTGGCTATTATTGCTGAGCTGATTGATGCCTTAATACTGAAGCTTGTTCCTCACTTGAGTCAATCTGGAAGTACTTCAAGTATGCCAAATGGCTTCTCTGAACTGCATAATGATGCAACTTTCAAGGTGGCTAGTAAGCATGATTTCTTGCCTTTGGCTGATCTGAAGGGTCAAGAGACTCAAGATTCACTTCTTTCAGAACTATCTACTGAACTTCCTTTGACAGTCGCCTCTGATGCCAGTACTAACAAGCCCTTGGGATCTTCTGACTACACTATTGACTTTAATACATATGAGTTCGGTTCTGATTTTATGATGCATGGTGATGGTACATTTAAATATGGCAAATACACCAAACATTCAGAGAAGCACCTGCCCTCAGCTAAAGGAGAGGTGCAGGATGATCTAAAGCTAGAGCTTGATGCAATTGATATGCAGTATAATCAGTGTTTCCGAGAACTCTCGATGATGAGGGAGGAAGCTATAGAAAATGCCAAAAAGAAGTGGATAACAAGGAAGAAAGTACCTGCCATTTGATTTGCAAAATATTCTGAGGACTTCTTATCCTTGGGTTTACTGTTGATAAGCTTGTCAGTAGCCCTTTCCTGTCGGCACCCTttcttaagttttttttttctgatgcTTATTGACCGTTTGATTTTAACTATggtcatttattttcttgtaaatAGAGAAAATTGAGGCACTGAAGAGTGCATCTTGATTCATTAAttcatggttgttttcttatctGGTGATTCTTCCAATTAAAGAAGTTACATGATTTGTCCTCGTTTAAATGTGACATTCTGTGAAGCGTTTTCAATAAACTGACGAGTTTCAGTaacatttctaattataaatcaatGTATGAACTTATGGTTGTGCCGTGACGCTTTGAGTAACTTTTGGCTTTCCTACAGGTTTGCTGGGCTTCCTCTGATCATGCTGGAAAGTGGAAACTACAACTTCTCCCATGACATGGGACCTTGAGTTTTTGTTTTCGGGCCACTCTTTACTTCAATCAAAATTTCCACATAGTTGTCGAATCTTTCTAGAGTACTGTGATTAGGCTTTAGTTGCAGGTACATCTTTCTACTTCTTAAAAGATGATGATTATGGCTCGAGTTGGATCTGTTATTGCGTTAGATAGAAATGAGGCAAGCAAATAAATGTCAACTGTGTAGCCCCCAAACAGATGTTTTAAGTGCCAATGTGCCCCTTGAACTTGTAAGCCATGTTCTCCTCATTAACTTTTTTGGCTAGTTTGCCCCAGATGCTTGACAATTTGGGCAATTACTCCTTAATCTAAAGTACGatcttgttaaataataaataaactcaaaaaaaattaatgattttacaacaattaaaaaaatatataaaattagttactCTTTTATCTCTCTATCGCTTTCTTCTTCCTTaagatttttgaaaatttaaaatttaaatgatacTCTCATTAACTTTTCACCACCTGATTTCTCTTTTGGGAATAACATACTGCCTTCTTCACTAATCTCACAACCGATATCACTCGATCAACTAAAAATGTATAATGCAACATCAAGAAGAACTTTTAATTCAGAAGAAATTAGCAGTTTGATTTTCACAGCATTAGGTAAAAATTGGATATTGTAATGGTCCCATAGCATGGAAAGACTTCACGGATTTAATTGATGGACTCATCACCTTCGCAAAAGCATAAGGattattaattgtaaatatttagaaaGTATACAAGTGTTGAAAGAGTGAAGTCTGGATAGAGGGAAAAGGGAAGTTTAATTTTGTTTGCTTGGATTTAGCGAACAAACATTGTTGGTTGGATAAATTGAGTAGTTtacttaataataattcataatgTAGTTTAGTTACCTGCAAGTGTATATAGTACTCTCTGAAATTGGAGGTGTAAGGCGCCCACAAATTGAATAGGCTTCCATGTGGACAAACCAGTAAGACCAGAAGGAAAAGTAACAAGATGGTACATGCCCAAATATATGATTATGAACACCACATTTTCCTTGTCAGAAGAACTAACATGCACTCTTCTAACTTGTGATCTAGTAGTATGAACAAACCATATCCTTTGTCTAATCTCAAATTTCcagaaaatatatacataagaAATGCTCTTTCTTTTCCCCTTTACTAAAGCAGATATATTGAGCCTTTCATGCAGCAGATATTATCACCATCCTTATTTAATGAGTTCACTATCAGTTCTTTAATTTGTGTCCAAGCCATAGATGGACAAGCACACATGAAACAGGTAGAGACGACCTCTATAGGATCACTACAGGAACACAATTAAGTTAATATAAATCTCATTGTTAGTGTATTATTTATCATATGCTCTTGCAGTTATAAAACATTTTCACACACAAGAAGTGGTAACTCTGCAACAATCCCACCGGagaagaagtttttagggaaACGCCATTAAAGTCCATTCTGGCTACGAGAGGAACATTCCAAGTTAGTCCTGGAAACACTTTAGACAACCACTAATTCATGACCGCAGCGTCTAACAATCTTCTAAGGTCTAACAACCTTCTAAGGGGCTAAAAGTACAAATTCATCTGCACCAAGAATGATACAACGAAGAGAATTATCCACAAACTAACAATCCCAGGTACAATATCCACGAAAGATACACACCAAGAATGCacatgaagaaaaataaacaagagAATATTTGCAATTGATGAGATTTTCCTGGACAAGGTGAACACATAGCAGTATCTATAAACTTACACCAACAcaatgagagaaaaaaagaaacagattTCTGCACAAGTGCTACCAGTTTTCCTTGAcaatttttgatttttcaagAATGAACTTCCCTTCTTTGTACTTTTGTGTTTCCTCATAAGCTCGTTCATACTTCCAACCAAGCACCTCGTGGCAATCACTGCAATAGACATCAGCAACTGTGTGGAGGCCAGTCATTAGTTGCCTGTCCTCCTTCGGACCCACTGTCATGTTCATTGCATGAGAGAACAGAAATGCTCGACCATGTCTTCCCTAAGATCACAATATAACAATTTATTGtatgcaagaaaataaataattaattatgcaGGTCAAGTTAGACATTAATGTTGGGGAAAAGATCAATCAAATGCGTCAGGCTAAGTCATCTTCAGATGATAAATGAACATGAAAACAATTTTCATACAACCAATTGAATATAATTCAGGTGGGTTCTTGAATCTGTTAGAATCCAGAACTACAACAAATCACATTCTAAGTACTTTCATTCCTTATGTTTTCTGACTTATAACTATGAGATATAACCAAATCTACAACTCTACCAGAATCAGCATTATGCTTTCACCTGAAAAGCCTTGGAAATGACGTCATCGTGAAGGGCAACATGGTTTCTACAATTACAGCAACTGTATAATCTTGGGCCAACCAGTGCTGCCATTGATGCTGAGTTAAGAGCATTCACCCACCGACCGGTTCCACCAATTAAGATCTTTTAAAGGCAAGAAAACCAAATACCAAAAACAGCATCAACCCATTGAAACAAATATGAATCAGTCAACAAGACATAAAGACTTAAAGTAAGCAGGAACTTAATTTCCAAGTCAAAATAGATAAACAACGTAGTATCATTAGCTTCTCATCAGCAAGACATCTGCACccagaaacaaaagaaagatcaAATTTTCAGttcaagaaaggaaaaagaattgaCAAAAGGACAGTAACAATAccaagaaagagaaaacaagaagacccgatgaaaatgaaacatgatCAGGGACAAGAAACAGATAACACAGAGGTTTATACAAGTTTTCTTCAGAGATGCACAAGGATTAgcaaattttaagttttaatattaatcaaatcaacaaagcaacaaaaaagaattagaCTTTGTAAAAAATTTCTCCTCAAGGAATAAAGATTAGGAATTGGGAATGTGATCATCTCATCACATTCGAGAATGTAAAGTTTTTTTGGTTTTGTAATAAGACATGATTAAGAGGGATTCTGATGTGGAAAGGAACAAACCTGCTCATTGAGTCATGGTGAGTGAGCTTGTAGAGTTATGAATATACAGAGTCGCAGATACTAGGGTTCTGTTAGCAGAGGGTGAAGGGGGTGTCTGTGCTGGGTGAGTGGCTGATCAGGAAGATGACAAGTTGCACATTagaaattcaaagaaaatttGACATTGAATTGTTTGCAAATTACAAAAGTAACCATTgtataatataaatgaaacaaatgATGAAAGCTTCACCAAACTAGTCTAGTCTAGTCTATGTACAGTGTCGGTCAGACACTGAAAGCAAGTCAGTCACTGGCCTTTCACCTCTATTGCTTGCTTTTTTATGATCTTTCAGAATAATTTAACTTTGCCTGCCTTTTACTGCCTTACCATTCCATTCCTTTTCCAAGCGTTCTATTGAATGGAAGTATGCTGCAGCGAGTACTGAAATGAACCTACTACTAGATTAcccttcaattttatttttctacagaaatatattttctttttgatttcttaacAAAATGGGTttcacatatttattattattattattattataattaataatatgatttacTTTCTAATACTTGTTTCTTACTAAGATCACAAGCAAAAGCTCTCGTTGACACTAGAACTGGGCCAAGCCTAATATAGCAAGAAAATAAGACTTGGAAATACAGTGTGCTGCTCTACGAGGCAAAAAGAATAGTTCCAAAAGAGAACAGTCACTATAGAAGTTAAGATGGTTAGCAATGAGAGAAAGCATTATTTCATCCAAGGCTATGTTTGTTTGACaaaaaatgtttttcttttttacattttCCAGTGTTCGTGcgttcaaaagaaaaaatttgtttattgaaaatattttcctCGTCAAACCAACAGCTAAGcgatttgaaaaaaaaaaaaaatgattttccATTATCGAAATAGGAAGctattctttcattttttttaacttacgaaaatttgaaaagaaaagaacttgtataaaaactttttaaatatataataaataatattatcgaCTATCTGTTAATTACCTTTAGTAACTTTACACTGTTATCAATAATCAGCGGCAGACATCTGTCACTAGACTGTCATCTATTaagaatttcaatattttggtgcagctttttctatatttaaattataaaatttataaatataaaagtttgatttttttaaatattttaatcgtcttttattaaaaaattctgaaaatgcaatatatactataaaaagaaatccttatgatttctatatACAACCAAGCAATATGAAAATGTTCTCTAGACAGCGCTGATACTTTTCTGAGTTTACAaatcttcttttgttgtttaAAGAGGGAGAGGTTCTGTTTAGCAGAGGACATATACTTTGAAGAGGCATCTCGATTGATCCAAACCCTCGTTTCATGCAATCAGTTTTAAAGATTGAGCACTAAATATTGTCTCCGCAGCTAGCAATCCATTAATCTTTAAAGACAGATAATCGACCATTTAAATTCACTATGAATTTATGTTAAAACCTCATTACCATAAATTCACCCAACACCTGATACCCAAAGACAATATATTACACTTCATGAATAATcccatctttttctttttcttgttgctGAATAGAGATTCATGCATGTTCTTGCTTGCCCTGAATTGTACTCAGCGATAAGTATCCATGGCTAAGCCGACTGGTTTCATTTGCCTTCATAATGTTCATGTTAAGCACACGAAACTAGTGGGCTCCTCCACAGTTTGTCGCATGCATGATTTAATGCCCTTTGGCCTTTTGGTAGCATCATCATTATGATATGTTTGGGACCATATGGTGCATGTGATATATTTAAGCAAATATACCAATTGAATCTCCGAGTCACATACCAGAtggatgttttttttttttcatattacaaAAGGGTTTTACTAAGATCTTGATGCATAATCATATGATTTGTTTttggaattaaaatttttaatctttacaTATTCAAAATCTGTTGTTGTTCAGCCCTTGATTTGATCTCACTTCTCTTAATTAAGTTTCTTAAAATTGAAGAGGagcatttatatttatatttgcttATTTTGATTCAGTCCCTGAATACAATCTTCAGTTTTTATGCTAAGTTGGACATTTAACCCTTAACAAAGAGGCCAGGCCACCAAGTATAgcagcatatatatatatatatatatatatatccataCATGGTGGATATGCATGCTACGTAACTCTAAATTATAACCCATCaatttttttcaagaaaaatatctGCAGTCTACATTGTCGAGGCTGATTTTAGAATCCTAAGGAATCTTGGTTATTAATAGCTAGTTTGAATAGCAGGTACAACTGCCAAATAACAAGTTGGTCATTAAGAATCTTGCTCTACTGTGTCTTCTTTGTTTGGTAAGTCTCAAATCATGAATGCTAAATTCTGATCGGAAAAACTAATTTGGGACAAACAATTGATCAAATATGtcaaaatcattttcattttattcgtTTTCTAGTCATGCAATTTTCATCAACTACCTTAGCTAAAAGATACAAGATAAAAAGATGGgattaatcattatttatcaaatttgtaATTCAAATTTTACAGAGAACTTCTTGCAATTATATTAAACCATCCCCTCAGGTTTCATACATTGACCAAATCATATTTGGCCTCTGATACTAAAAGATATATCTATATACTCAAGCAGAATATATCAGTGCGATTTGATAGATTCTTGCTTTATTCAGAACAGAaaggaagagaagaagagCAAAATCATGGAAGAAGAAACACTTGAAATCAGAGCACCTCTTAGTAAGTCTCTTGCAACCTCTCCATGTACACTTAGTccttgatttctttcttttcctatgTTGTAGTTGTATGACTTTTGTCTAATATTGTTGATTTGTGTAGTAACCAAAGATGAGAAAATTGAAGATTATAATGACACCCCACCATCCTCATCTGCAAATTCTaaacaagaaatataccaGCAGCTACAAGAAACAGAAGAGAACTCACCAGTCAAACAAGTTGCCTTAACGGTGTCTACAACGGATGATACTTCTCTACCTGTCCTCACATTTAGAATGTGGTTTTTGGGCGCCATTTCTTGTATCTTATTATCATTTCTTAACCAGTTCTTTTGGTATCGCACAGAGCCTCTATCAATCACAGCAATCTCTGCTCAGATTGCTGTAGTGCCTCTTGGTCAACTAATGGCTGCCAAGATCACCGATAGAGTTTTCTTCAAGGGAACTAGATGTGAATTCACATTGAATCCTGGACCATTCAATGTCAAAGAACATGTTCTTATTACCATCTTTGCAAACTCTGGGGCTGGAAGTGTTTATGCCATTCATGTTGTTACTGTTGTTAAGGTGTTCTATAAGAAACATATCAccttctttgtttcttttattgttattatcaCAACCCAGGTTAGTTCTTGATAATATCCTTACTATTtaacaaattctaaatatctGTTGCATTATTGTTAGAGGTTATATGTTTATTATGGGGTTTGAATGGTAGGTGTTGGGGTTCGGATGGGCTGGGATATTTAGGAGGTACTTAGTGGAACCAGCAGCTATGTGGTGGCCAGCAAATCTTGTTCAAGTTTCATTATTCAGGTATGTCTAATCTGCAAATTTGCGTTTCTCTCTGCGTGttccaaagaaaattatttatagtattaCTCAGAAATGAGTTTTCTATTATAAGTGTAGAGAAGAAATCTCAGGAGTATTGTGAGTGTGTGTTTGGTCGGTGTTGGCTGGTTGGTGTCTTGAAATAGTCGTgctcttaaatttaattagaattaattcGTTGATCATAGGCTGTAGCTGAAAATCACGACAAAAACCTTTTAATAATGGAGTCATTTTTAAGACTGTAAGATTCCCAGTTTAAAGTAGTTTAACTGAAAACCTTGTATtctaattgaaattttttgctTAGGTTTTTTGACCTGACCCAAAAATAAATCTGCTTCTACAGGGCTCTGCatgagaaagaagagaggcCTAAAGGTGGTGTTACTCGTATACAATTCTTTCTAATAGCCTTCATATGCAGCTTTGCCTACTATTTTTTTCCAGGCTACCTCTTCCAAATGTTGACATCCCTTTCTTGGATT comes from Ricinus communis isolate WT05 ecotype wild-type chromosome 5, ASM1957865v1, whole genome shotgun sequence and encodes:
- the LOC8288824 gene encoding protein yippee-like At4g27745 encodes the protein MAALVGPRLYSCCNCRNHVALHDDVISKAFQGRHGRAFLFSHAMNMTVGPKEDRQLMTGLHTVADVYCSDCHEVLGWKYERAYEETQKYKEGKFILEKSKIVKENW
- the LOC8278534 gene encoding probable serine/threonine-protein kinase WNK10 isoform X1; the protein is MDFCSRDDDDSEFEEKDPTGRYVRYDEVLGKGAFKTVYKAFDEINGIEVAWNQVSVEDVLQSPDQLERLYSEVHLLKSLKHENIMKFYNSWVDDNNKTINMITELFTSGSLRKYRKKHKNVDIKAIKNWARQILRGLHYLHSHNPPIIHRDLKCDNVFVNGNNGEVKIGDLGLATVMQQPTARSVIGTPEFMAPELYEEEYNELVDIYSFGMCILEMVTCEYPYSECKNPAQIYKKVTSGIKPASLCKVNDPLVKRFIEKCIVPASMRLPALELLKDPFLATENPKELVFASLHLPDLMLKQVSRGQSESYPMDIDSNHKKLSVGSCTKSMDESLHFSTSEFQRLTVKNEFRLRGEKNDDNTISLTLRIVDRCGGVKNIHFTFYLDSDTTLSIAEEMVEQLDLSNEDVAIIAELIDALILKLVPHLSQSGSTSSMPNGFSELHNDATFKVASKHDFLPLADLKGQETQDSLLSELSTELPLTVASDASTNKPLGSSDYTIDFNTYEFGSDFMMHGDGTFKYGKYTKHSEKHLPSAKGEVQDDLKLELDAIDMQYNQCFRELSMMREEAIENAKKKWITRKKVPAI
- the LOC8278534 gene encoding probable serine/threonine-protein kinase WNK10 isoform X2, with protein sequence MMILSLKRKTLLEDTLGYKAFDEINGIEVAWNQVSVEDVLQSPDQLERLYSEVHLLKSLKHENIMKFYNSWVDDNNKTINMITELFTSGSLRKYRKKHKNVDIKAIKNWARQILRGLHYLHSHNPPIIHRDLKCDNVFVNGNNGEVKIGDLGLATVMQQPTARSVIGTPEFMAPELYEEEYNELVDIYSFGMCILEMVTCEYPYSECKNPAQIYKKVTSGIKPASLCKVNDPLVKRFIEKCIVPASMRLPALELLKDPFLATENPKELVFASLHLPDLMLKQVSRGQSESYPMDIDSNHKKLSVGSCTKSMDESLHFSTSEFQRLTVKNEFRLRGEKNDDNTISLTLRIVDRCGGVKNIHFTFYLDSDTTLSIAEEMVEQLDLSNEDVAIIAELIDALILKLVPHLSQSGSTSSMPNGFSELHNDATFKVASKHDFLPLADLKGQETQDSLLSELSTELPLTVASDASTNKPLGSSDYTIDFNTYEFGSDFMMHGDGTFKYGKYTKHSEKHLPSAKGEVQDDLKLELDAIDMQYNQCFRELSMMREEAIENAKKKWITRKKVPAI